Proteins from one Streptomyces genisteinicus genomic window:
- a CDS encoding DsbA family protein — protein MSKRNNQANKAAARERLREERERQARKERTRRQLIVAGSGVLVLAVAGGVGYGIMQANKPSHWESAADAKNITAPKNTSGENGTTVVIGKADAKKTLELYEDSRCPVCAVFEQEVGASVDKGVEDGSYKVAYIGATFIDDAAGGEGSKNALSALGAALDVSPEAFTAYKTALYSEKWHPEENEDSFGKDSYLLEVADTVPALKNNADFRKDVEQGTFDAWAMKMSEKFDDSGVGGTPTLMMDGKKVTAEGSDTAPMTAEQFDAAIAKALKG, from the coding sequence ATGAGCAAGCGCAACAACCAGGCCAACAAGGCGGCCGCCCGCGAGCGGCTGCGCGAGGAGCGCGAGCGCCAGGCCAGGAAGGAGCGGACCCGCCGGCAGCTGATCGTGGCCGGCAGCGGCGTCCTGGTCCTCGCCGTGGCCGGCGGTGTCGGCTACGGCATCATGCAGGCCAACAAGCCCTCCCACTGGGAGTCCGCGGCGGACGCGAAGAACATCACCGCCCCGAAGAACACCTCGGGCGAGAACGGCACCACGGTCGTGATCGGCAAGGCCGACGCGAAGAAGACCCTGGAGCTGTACGAGGACTCCCGCTGCCCGGTCTGCGCCGTGTTCGAGCAGGAGGTCGGCGCGTCGGTGGACAAGGGCGTCGAGGACGGCTCGTACAAGGTCGCCTACATCGGCGCCACCTTCATCGACGACGCCGCCGGCGGCGAGGGCTCCAAGAACGCGCTCAGCGCACTGGGCGCGGCACTGGACGTGAGCCCCGAGGCGTTCACCGCCTACAAGACGGCCCTCTACTCCGAGAAGTGGCACCCCGAGGAGAACGAGGACTCCTTCGGCAAGGACTCCTACCTGCTGGAGGTCGCGGACACGGTGCCCGCCCTGAAGAACAACGCCGACTTCCGCAAGGACGTCGAGCAGGGCACCTTCGACGCCTGGGCGATGAAGATGTCGGAGAAGTTCGACGACAGCGGGGTGGGCGGCACCCCCACGCTGATGATGGACGGCAAGAAGGTGACCGCCGAGGGCAGCGACACCGCGCCCATGACGGCCGAGCAGTTCGACGCGGCGATCGCGAAGGCGCTGAAGGGCTGA